The Magnetospirillum sp. WYHS-4 genome contains a region encoding:
- the rplN gene encoding 50S ribosomal protein L14, with protein MIQVETNLDVADNSGAKRVQCIKVLGGSKRKYATVGDIIVVSVKDAIPRGRVKKGEVLRAVVVRTTKDIRRNDGTAIRFDRNAAVLINKQGEPIGTRIFGPVTRELRARKYMKIISLAPEVL; from the coding sequence ATGATCCAGGTCGAAACCAACTTGGATGTCGCGGACAACTCCGGCGCCAAGCGCGTGCAATGCATCAAGGTGCTCGGGGGCTCGAAGCGCAAGTACGCGACCGTCGGCGACATCATCGTCGTCTCGGTCAAGGACGCCATCCCCCGTGGCCGCGTCAAGAAGGGCGAGGTGTTGCGTGCCGTCGTGGTGCGTACCACCAAGGACATCCGCCGCAACGACGGCACGGCGATCCGCTTCGACCGCAATGCGGCGGTGCTGATCAACAAGCAGGGCGAGCCCATCGGTACTCGTATCTTCGGACCGGTGACGCGCGAACTGCGTGCCCGCAAGTACATGAAGATCATTTCCCTGGCGCCCGAGGTGCTATGA
- the rpsQ gene encoding 30S ribosomal protein S17 — protein MPRRVLQGVVTSDKMDKTVTVMVERRVMHPVYKKFIKQTKKYAAHDEANACKVGDVVKIRECRPISKRKTWEVVSDEV, from the coding sequence ATGCCGAGGCGAGTGCTGCAGGGCGTCGTGACCAGCGACAAGATGGACAAGACCGTGACCGTCATGGTCGAACGTCGAGTCATGCATCCGGTCTACAAGAAGTTCATCAAGCAGACCAAGAAGTATGCGGCCCACGACGAGGCCAACGCCTGCAAGGTGGGGGACGTGGTGAAGATCCGCGAGTGCCGACCCATCTCCAAGCGCAAAACCTGGGAGGTGGTCTCCGACGAAGTTTAA
- the rpmC gene encoding 50S ribosomal protein L29 has translation MKVTDLRTKTDDELKDSIRNLRKEAFNLRFQRASGQLENTARVRQVRRDIARIKTVLGQRRVAAKA, from the coding sequence ATGAAGGTCACCGATCTGCGGACCAAGACCGACGACGAGCTGAAGGATTCGATCCGCAATCTGCGGAAGGAAGCTTTCAATCTTCGCTTCCAGCGTGCCTCCGGGCAGTTGGAGAACACGGCCCGGGTGCGCCAAGTGCGGCGCGACATCGCCCGCATCAAGACGGTTCTGGGCCAGCGCCGCGTTGCGGCGAAGGCCTGA
- the rplP gene encoding 50S ribosomal protein L16 — protein sequence MLSPKRTKYRKAHKGRIKGAAKGGTVLNFGAYGLKATTPERITSRQIEAARRALTRCMKRAGRVWIRIFPDVPVSTKPAEVRMGSGKGAPEYWVCRVKPGRIMFEVDGVPREVAKEAFALAAAKLPVQTRFVTRLGDEE from the coding sequence ATGCTGAGCCCTAAGAGGACAAAGTACCGCAAGGCCCACAAAGGCCGCATCAAGGGTGCCGCCAAGGGCGGGACGGTGTTGAATTTCGGTGCCTATGGCCTGAAGGCCACCACGCCGGAACGCATCACGTCGCGCCAGATCGAGGCGGCCCGCCGTGCGCTGACCCGCTGCATGAAGCGAGCCGGCCGCGTGTGGATCCGCATCTTCCCGGACGTGCCGGTCTCTACGAAGCCGGCGGAAGTCCGCATGGGTTCCGGCAAGGGCGCTCCCGAATACTGGGTGTGTCGCGTCAAGCCGGGCCGGATCATGTTCGAGGTGGACGGCGTGCCGCGCGAGGTGGCCAAGGAGGCTTTCGCGTTGGCCGCGGCGAAGCTGCCGGTGCAAACCCGGTTCGTCACCCGCCTGGGCGATGAGGAGTAA